The Lycium barbarum isolate Lr01 chromosome 10, ASM1917538v2, whole genome shotgun sequence genome includes a region encoding these proteins:
- the LOC132612930 gene encoding F-box protein At4g09920-like has translation MECVIKMKPLRRCIKRQKNHSKCRINNLPDDMLIVILSCLNFHEAARTSILSQRWRYLWEHTSCSLEFYNNKTYTTRRAERFITFNQVLKLHQAASIEQFKVCFYCPVFSIAEEQHKRDSSIDAWIRFAIGKQVKVFELDLATKPRLVSPTTYSIPHVKKLLSISGGQLKLLTTLRTLKSVRFVGVKVTQVVQYLLSNCPLLETVYFSLRFSQEIGGSWFIT, from the exons ATGGAG TGCGTAATTAAGATGAAGCCTCTTCGTCGCTGTATCAAGCGTCAGAAAAATCATTCCAAGTGCAGGATTAACAACTTACCTGATGATATGCTTATTGTCATTCTTTCCTGTTTGAACTTCCATGAGGCAGCGCGTACCTCTATTCTCTCACAGAGATGGAGATACTTATGGGAGCATACATCTTGCAGTCTTGAATTCTATAATAACAAGACATATACGACGCGACGAGCCGAAAGGTTTATAACTTTTAATCAAGTCTTGAAATTGCATCAGGCTGCATCTATAGAGCAGTTCAAAGTTTGTTTTTACTGCCCGGTATTTTCTATCGCAGAAGAGCAACACAAACGCGACAGTTCTATTGATGCCTGGATTCGTTTTGCAATAGGAAAACAAGTCAAGGTGTTTGAATTGGACTTGGCCACAAAGCCTAGGCTTGTATCTCCTACCACTTATAGCATTCCTCACGTGAAAAAACTCTTGTCCATTTCCGGCGGCCAGCTAAAGTTGCTGACAACTCTCAGGACTCTTAAATCTGTTCGATTTGTTGGTGTCAAAGTAACACAAGTTGTTCAATACCTTTTATCCAACTGTCCCTTGCTGGAGACTGTGTATTTCAGCCTCAGATTCTCTCAAGAAATTGGTGGTTCGTGGTTCATTACCTAA
- the LOC132614313 gene encoding uncharacterized protein LOC132614313, translating into MKVRAPSLVSFTYIGCFIHELSEEVPSLSELTIGGFCAYYFIMRAPMYSSYCSNLKRLKLEVSSEVSSLCKVIPDEFHQFRHLKKLELDITIMFGDGLCFFIFLINCAPRLSRLTIRSVSGD; encoded by the exons ATGAAGGTTCGTGCTCCAAGTCTCGTGTCGTTTACATACATCGGATGCTTCATCCATGAGCTTTCCGAGGAAGTTCCCTCCCTATCTGAGCTAACTATTGGAGGATTTTGTGCCTATTATTTTATTATGCGGGCTCCCATGTATTCGAGCTATTGCAGCAACCTGAAGAGGCTTAAACTCGAAGTGTCTTCCGAG GTATCTTCCTTATGCAAGGTGATTCCCGATGAATTTCATCAATTCCGCCATCTGAAAAAGTTGGAATTAGATATCACCATAATGTTTGGTGATGGCCTTTGCTTCTTCATATTCTTGATCAATTGTGCTCCTCGTTTGTCCAGATTAACCATCCGG agtgtttcaggtgattga